The Streptococcus suis DNA window ACGGATTCAGCAGACCGACCGCATGAAGATGTTGTGATTGAGACAATCGAGATTGAGGATTAAAATGAAAATCGGTGATAAGGTTAAAGGGACAGTCACGGGTATTCAACCATACGGGGCCTTTGTAGATTTGGATAATGGTCAAACTGGGCTCATTCATATTTCTGAAATTAAGACTGGATTTGTTGATAATATATTTGATTATCTTAAACTAGGTCAGGAAGTGTTTGTACAGGTTGTTGATTATGATGAATATTCAGGAAAAGCGAGTTTATCTACTCGCACACTTGAAGAAGAACAACAAAAAATTCCTCGTCATCACCGTTTTACGAATGAACGTCATAAAATAGGTTTTGCTCCGTTAGCCAAACATTTGCCAACATGGATTAAGGAAACAAAAGAATTTTTAGATAAAACGAAAAAGGCTTAGGGATTTCCCTTAGCCTTTTTGAAATAGTATGTTTTTCGCAATCTACATTATCAGTTGTCAACAACCATGACAAGCGAAAAGCTCCAAGAGGAGCTTCTGGTCTGTTCTCTAAAAATAAGAATATAGTAGAGTCCAATCATTGACTCTTTTAATTTTCATTGAAAATTAGTCATTAAATTCGTAAAGTGCAGTTGATAAATAGCGTTCGCCATTATCTGACAAAATTGCTAAAACTTTTTTACCTGCACCTAATTCCTTGGCAACTTCAATAGCTGCGTGTATCGCTGCACCGGATGAAATACCAACAAGGAAACCTTCTTGTCCACCGATGGCACGTCCAGTAGCTAAAGCATCATCAGATTTTACTCGAATAATACCGTCGTATGAATCGGTATCCAAAGTATCTGGAATGAAACCAGCTGAAATTCCCTGAATCTTATGTGGGCCAGGTGCTTCGCCGGAAAGAACAGCGGACTCATCAGCTTCTACAGCATATACAGCAATGTTAGGATTGGCAGCTTTCAAAACATGAGAAACGCCGCTTACTGTACCTCCGGTACCAACGCCAGATATAAAAGCGTCTAACCCAGTTGGACCAAAATCTTCCAAAATTTCCTGTCCTGTTGTATCTTCATGAATTTTTGGATTTGAAGGGTTGGCAAACTGGAATGGGACCCAACCATTTTTTTCTTTAGCAATTTCTTGTGCTTTAGCAATTGCACCTTTCATACCTTCGCTACCGGGAGTAAGTACTAAATCAGCCCCATAAGCTTGGATGATTTTTCGACGCTCAATACTCATTGTTTCAGGCATAACAATAATCACTTTATAACCTTTTGCCGCACCAACCCATGCAAGTCCGATTCCGGTATTACCACTTGTTGGCTCTACAATTGTATCACCTGGTTTGATAGTACCAGCTTTTTCTGCATCCTCAATCATTGCCAAAGCAATACGATCTTTAACAGAAGAACCAGGGTTAAAAGCTTCCAACTTAACATAAACATCTGCCGCACCTTCAGGTACGATATTGTTGAGTTTAATTATTGGTGTGTTTCCTACTAATTGCGTAATATTTTGATAAATAGCCATAAGGCACCTCCATTTAAAGTTACTGATTATTATATAGTAGAAAATGAAAAAAGTATAATATAAAAAAACTATCTCAGTGATAGTCTTTTTTTAATAGATTGGGATCTCAACAATTCGAGAGTAGGTTTTTTCTGCGGTTATTTTTCCATGGTAAAATTCAATCAGACTTGCCAAGGTTTGCTCTAAACAATCCTTATCCACAGAAACCATGGTTGAAACTTCTGTAGTAAACTGGGTATCAAATTCTTCCAGGCACTGCTCTGCTCGCCAATTGGCAAACTCTTGATATTGGGCGTAGGACATGATAATAGAAATTCCTTCTTGTTCCTTGACTTTTACTACTCCGATATTTTTTACTGCATTAGCCACTGCTCCAGCGTAGGCACGAATGAGACCACCCGCCCCTAATTTTATGCCTCCGAAATACCGAGTGACAACAGCTACGACATTTGTCAACTC harbors:
- a CDS encoding S1 RNA-binding domain-containing protein; this encodes MKIGDKVKGTVTGIQPYGAFVDLDNGQTGLIHISEIKTGFVDNIFDYLKLGQEVFVQVVDYDEYSGKASLSTRTLEEEQQKIPRHHRFTNERHKIGFAPLAKHLPTWIKETKEFLDKTKKA
- the cysK gene encoding cysteine synthase A; the encoded protein is MAIYQNITQLVGNTPIIKLNNIVPEGAADVYVKLEAFNPGSSVKDRIALAMIEDAEKAGTIKPGDTIVEPTSGNTGIGLAWVGAAKGYKVIIVMPETMSIERRKIIQAYGADLVLTPGSEGMKGAIAKAQEIAKEKNGWVPFQFANPSNPKIHEDTTGQEILEDFGPTGLDAFISGVGTGGTVSGVSHVLKAANPNIAVYAVEADESAVLSGEAPGPHKIQGISAGFIPDTLDTDSYDGIIRVKSDDALATGRAIGGQEGFLVGISSGAAIHAAIEVAKELGAGKKVLAILSDNGERYLSTALYEFND
- a CDS encoding YigZ family protein; protein product: MIMKEFKTIIEDGLVEEEIKKSRFICFMKRVTSEDEARDFINKIKKEHYKANHNCSAFILGESMEIKRSSDDGEPSGTAGVPMLTVLENHELTNVVAVVTRYFGGIKLGAGGLIRAYAGAVANAVKNIGVVKVKEQEGISIIMSYAQYQEFANWRAEQCLEEFDTQFTTEVSTMVSVDKDCLEQTLASLIEFYHGKITAEKTYSRIVEIPIY